In Arthrobacter sp. UKPF54-2, the following are encoded in one genomic region:
- a CDS encoding GNAT family N-acetyltransferase, whose translation MQHDIALSGHGVCAVPLSPRHASALFDFVDPQLWAGMAAVRPRDAAELADLFRARLEDPGVLPFAVLDQRTGALLGTTSLCDYVPSQQRIEIGGTFFGRQFWGSHVNAASKNMLLGYAFEVLGVHRVAFRCDATNLRSAAAIERLGAQFEGVLRGHRTAQDGGRSNTAVFSILAEEWPGVREGLRSRLAPFAVPAGYAVRTFAAL comes from the coding sequence ATGCAGCACGACATTGCCTTGTCCGGACACGGCGTCTGCGCGGTTCCGCTCTCGCCGCGGCACGCTTCGGCGCTCTTTGACTTTGTGGATCCGCAGCTGTGGGCCGGCATGGCCGCGGTCCGGCCGCGGGACGCTGCGGAGCTGGCCGATTTGTTCCGTGCGCGGCTCGAGGATCCGGGCGTTCTCCCGTTTGCCGTGCTGGACCAGCGGACCGGGGCGCTGCTGGGCACCACCTCCCTGTGCGACTACGTCCCCTCCCAGCAGCGGATCGAGATCGGGGGCACGTTCTTCGGCCGCCAGTTCTGGGGTAGCCACGTCAACGCGGCGAGCAAGAACATGCTGCTTGGCTACGCGTTCGAGGTGCTCGGCGTGCACCGCGTTGCCTTCCGCTGCGACGCCACGAACCTGCGCAGCGCCGCGGCTATCGAGCGCCTGGGCGCGCAGTTCGAGGGGGTCCTGCGCGGACACCGGACCGCGCAGGACGGCGGCCGCTCGAACACCGCCGTCTTTTCGATCCTTGCCGAGGAGTGGCCCGGGGTACGCGAGGGCTTGCGCTCCCGCCTGGCCCCGTTTGCGGTGCCGGCCGGCTACGCCGTCCGGACCTTCGCGGCCTTGTAA
- a CDS encoding DNA-3-methyladenine glycosylase, protein MDSRLTPEALRGLLSADARTVAPLLLGAVLTHESHGGPVSVRITEVEAYLGPEDSLHPDPGSHTFRGQTRRNAPMFGPAGHLYVYFTYGMHHCANIVCGPEGVASALLLRAGEVVAGEDLALARRPTSKAPKDLASGPARFATALGLTTADSGRDALGPPFRLELPAEPASDVSSGPRVGVSGAGGSDDYPWRFWLSGDPTVSRYKAAKVRTA, encoded by the coding sequence ATGGATTCGCGCCTGACGCCGGAGGCCCTTCGCGGGCTGCTGTCCGCCGACGCCCGCACCGTGGCACCGCTGCTGCTCGGCGCGGTTCTCACGCATGAGAGCCACGGCGGCCCGGTGTCCGTGCGGATCACCGAGGTCGAGGCCTACCTGGGCCCGGAGGACTCGCTCCACCCGGATCCCGGCTCGCACACCTTCCGCGGCCAGACCCGGCGGAACGCGCCGATGTTCGGCCCGGCCGGGCATCTCTACGTGTATTTCACCTACGGCATGCACCACTGCGCCAACATCGTCTGCGGCCCCGAGGGCGTCGCCTCCGCCTTGCTGCTGCGCGCCGGCGAGGTCGTGGCGGGGGAGGACCTGGCGCTGGCCCGGCGGCCGACGTCGAAGGCCCCCAAGGACCTGGCCAGCGGCCCCGCCCGCTTCGCTACGGCCCTGGGACTGACGACGGCGGACAGCGGCCGCGACGCGCTCGGCCCGCCGTTCCGGCTCGAGCTGCCGGCCGAACCGGCGTCGGACGTCAGCTCCGGGCCGCGGGTGGGCGTTTCCGGCGCCGGCGGCAGCGACGACTACCCCTGGCGCTTCTGGCTCAGCGGCGACCCGACGGTCTCCCGTTACAAGGCCGCGAAGGTCCGGACGGCGTAG
- the tyrS gene encoding tyrosine--tRNA ligase, translating to MSQLNDLQSQQNDPGFANIWQELKWRGLVHVSTDEAELEKLLAGDPVTYYCGFDPTAPSLHLGNLVQLLLMRRLQLAGHKPLGLVGGSTGLIGDPRQTAERVLNTPETVAEWVGRLQGQVQRFLSFDGENAARMVNNLDWTAPLSAIDFLRGIGKHFRVGTMIKKDIVATRLNSDEGISYTEFSYQILQGMDYLQLFRDYGCVLQTGGSDQWGNLTSGTDLIRKVEGKHVHALGTPLITNSDGTKFGKSEGNAIWLDADMCSPYAFYQFWLNTADADVAARLKVFTFLSRAEIEALETSVAERPFAREGQRKLAYEVTSLVHGVEATEKVIAASAAVFGGGDLTVLDAASLQAATAELPSATVDGSGLGIIDLLVATGLSESKSAARRTVGEGGAYVNNTKISDPDAVIAPAELLHGRFLLLRRGKKNLATVEVSGV from the coding sequence GTGTCCCAGCTAAATGATCTTCAGTCCCAGCAGAACGACCCCGGCTTTGCCAATATCTGGCAGGAGCTGAAATGGCGCGGCCTCGTCCACGTATCCACGGATGAGGCGGAGCTGGAGAAGCTGCTCGCCGGCGACCCCGTGACCTACTACTGCGGCTTCGATCCCACGGCGCCGAGCCTGCACCTCGGAAACCTCGTGCAACTGCTGCTGATGCGCCGGCTCCAGCTGGCCGGGCACAAACCCCTGGGGCTGGTGGGAGGCTCCACCGGACTGATCGGAGACCCGCGGCAGACCGCTGAACGCGTGCTCAACACCCCCGAGACCGTGGCCGAATGGGTCGGCCGGCTGCAGGGCCAGGTCCAGCGCTTCCTCAGCTTCGACGGCGAGAACGCGGCCCGGATGGTGAACAACCTCGACTGGACCGCCCCGCTGAGCGCCATCGATTTCCTGCGCGGCATCGGCAAGCACTTCCGCGTCGGCACCATGATCAAAAAGGACATCGTGGCAACCCGCCTGAACTCGGACGAGGGCATCAGCTACACCGAGTTCAGCTACCAGATCCTGCAGGGCATGGACTACCTGCAGCTGTTCCGTGACTACGGCTGCGTCCTGCAGACCGGCGGCTCGGACCAGTGGGGCAACCTCACCAGCGGCACGGACCTGATCCGCAAGGTTGAGGGCAAGCACGTGCATGCCCTGGGCACCCCGCTGATCACCAACTCGGACGGCACTAAATTCGGTAAGAGCGAGGGCAACGCGATCTGGCTGGACGCCGACATGTGCAGCCCCTACGCCTTCTACCAGTTCTGGCTCAACACTGCCGACGCCGACGTCGCGGCCCGGCTCAAGGTCTTCACCTTCCTCAGCCGGGCCGAGATCGAAGCCCTTGAAACCTCGGTGGCTGAGCGCCCGTTCGCCCGCGAAGGCCAGCGCAAACTCGCCTACGAGGTGACTTCGCTGGTGCACGGCGTGGAAGCTACGGAGAAAGTCATTGCGGCCTCGGCTGCAGTGTTCGGCGGGGGAGACCTGACGGTCCTGGATGCGGCAAGCCTGCAGGCAGCGACCGCGGAGCTGCCCTCCGCCACCGTTGACGGGTCCGGCCTCGGCATCATCGACCTGCTGGTGGCCACCGGTCTGTCCGAAAGCAAGTCCGCGGCACGGCGGACCGTCGGAGAGGGCGGCGCCTACGTGAACAACACCAAGATCTCCGACCCCGACGCCGTCATCGCCCCCGCGGAACTTCTGCACGGCCGGTTCCTGCTGCTGCGCCGCGGCAAGAAGAACCTGGCAACCGTGGAGGTTTCCGGCGTCTAG
- a CDS encoding methylated-DNA--[protein]-cysteine S-methyltransferase, with translation MNAQLLTMDTPDGPFTIIARDGAVLASGWTAVPGELTGQIHAELLPGGYEPVAELGGISAAVEEFYAGNPAAAMEVPVLQKSGPFRSHAWDVLRTVAPGHPVTYTEYAELSGNARAVRAAASACAFNAAALFVPCHRVIRTDGSLGGFRWGLAIKESLLDRERELAPVPQA, from the coding sequence ATGAACGCCCAGCTCTTGACCATGGACACGCCCGACGGCCCGTTCACCATCATTGCCCGCGACGGTGCCGTGCTGGCCTCCGGCTGGACCGCGGTGCCCGGCGAGCTCACCGGCCAGATCCATGCCGAGCTGCTGCCCGGCGGCTACGAACCGGTCGCGGAGCTGGGCGGGATCTCGGCCGCCGTCGAGGAGTTCTACGCGGGCAACCCCGCGGCCGCCATGGAGGTGCCGGTGCTGCAGAAATCCGGGCCGTTCCGCAGCCACGCCTGGGACGTTCTCCGGACCGTCGCCCCGGGACATCCGGTGACGTACACCGAGTATGCGGAGCTGTCGGGCAACGCCAGGGCGGTCCGGGCGGCGGCCAGTGCCTGCGCCTTCAACGCGGCTGCCCTGTTTGTGCCGTGCCACCGGGTGATCCGGACCGACGGCAGCCTGGGCGGTTTCCGCTGGGGACTGGCGATCAAGGAGAGCCTGCTGGACCGCGAACGGGAGCTGGCGCCGGTGCCGCAGGCCTGA
- the argH gene encoding argininosuccinate lyase — translation MVSATNEGALWGGRFAGGPADALAALSKSTHFDWRLARYDIAGSKAHARVLHTAGLLDDSELEGMLDALDRLDADVASGAYTPAESDEDVHGSLERGLIERAGTQLGGKLRAGRSRNDQVATLGRMFLRDHARIIARGVLATIDALIGQAKAHQGVAMPGRTHLQHAQPVLLSHHLLAHAWALLRDVQRLADWDKRAAVSPYGSGALAGSSLGLDPEAVAADLGFDSATHNSIDGTASRDVFAEFAWVSAMIGVDLSRVSEEVILWATKEFSFVTLHDSYSTGSSIMPQKKNPDVAELARGKAGRLIGDLTGLLATLKGLPLAYNRDLQEDKEPVFDAADTLELLLPAVSGMIATLKFNTERMEALAPQGFALATDIAEWLVRQGVPFREAHELSGAAVKQAESRDVELWDLTDEEYAAISEHLTPEVRTVLSTEGSLNSRNSQGGTAPAAVERQLLALEAELAAVRGYAG, via the coding sequence ATGGTCTCCGCAACAAATGAAGGTGCGCTGTGGGGCGGTCGGTTCGCCGGCGGCCCCGCGGACGCCCTCGCGGCGCTGAGCAAGTCCACGCACTTCGACTGGCGGCTGGCCCGCTACGACATTGCCGGGTCCAAGGCGCACGCCCGCGTGCTGCACACGGCCGGGCTGCTGGATGACTCCGAGCTGGAGGGCATGCTCGACGCCCTGGACCGGCTGGACGCGGACGTCGCCTCCGGCGCGTACACCCCGGCCGAGTCCGACGAGGACGTGCACGGTTCGCTGGAGCGCGGCCTGATCGAGCGCGCCGGCACGCAGCTCGGCGGCAAGCTCCGCGCCGGCCGGTCCCGCAACGACCAGGTCGCCACCTTGGGCCGGATGTTCCTGCGCGACCACGCCCGGATCATCGCCCGCGGCGTGCTCGCCACGATCGACGCGCTGATCGGCCAGGCCAAGGCCCACCAGGGCGTGGCCATGCCGGGCCGCACGCACCTGCAGCACGCCCAGCCGGTCCTGCTCAGCCACCACCTGCTGGCCCACGCCTGGGCGCTGCTGCGCGATGTGCAGCGGCTGGCGGACTGGGACAAGCGGGCGGCGGTCTCGCCCTACGGCTCCGGCGCCCTCGCCGGGTCCTCGCTGGGCCTGGACCCGGAGGCCGTTGCGGCGGACCTCGGCTTCGACTCGGCCACGCACAACTCGATCGACGGCACCGCCTCGCGCGATGTCTTCGCCGAGTTCGCCTGGGTCTCGGCCATGATCGGCGTGGACCTGTCCCGGGTCTCGGAGGAGGTGATCCTGTGGGCCACCAAGGAGTTCTCCTTCGTGACCCTGCACGATTCCTACTCCACCGGCTCCTCGATTATGCCGCAGAAGAAAAACCCGGACGTGGCCGAGCTGGCCCGCGGCAAGGCCGGCCGGCTGATCGGCGACCTCACCGGTTTGCTCGCCACCCTCAAGGGCCTACCGCTCGCGTACAACCGCGACCTGCAGGAGGACAAGGAACCGGTCTTCGACGCCGCCGACACCCTAGAGCTGCTGCTTCCGGCCGTGTCCGGCATGATCGCGACGCTGAAGTTCAACACCGAGCGGATGGAAGCCCTGGCGCCCCAGGGCTTCGCGCTGGCCACGGACATTGCCGAATGGCTGGTCCGGCAGGGCGTGCCGTTCCGCGAGGCGCACGAACTCTCCGGCGCGGCGGTCAAGCAGGCCGAAAGCCGCGACGTCGAACTCTGGGACCTGACGGACGAGGAATACGCGGCCATCTCGGAGCACCTGACCCCTGAGGTCCGCACGGTCCTGTCCACCGAGGGCTCGCTCAACAGCCGCAACTCCCAGGGCGGCACCGCGCCTGCCGCCGTCGAGCGCCAGCTGCTGGCCCTTGAGGCGGAGCTCGCCGCCGTGCGCGGGTACGCCGGCTAA
- a CDS encoding DNA-3-methyladenine glycosylase 2 family protein, whose protein sequence is MDFWQRYRAIDARDTRFDGQFYTAVRTTGIYCRPSCPARTPKADNVTFYETSAAAHDAGYRACKRCLPEAVPGTPAWNLRSDIAGRAMRLINDGVINRDGVEGLASRLGYSSRQLNRILSHELGAGPLSLARASRAQTARTLLVSTPMKAADIAFAAGFSSVRQFNETIAEVFAMTPSELRATARHQHAPARTTVSSTALTLNLPYREPFDPGVFEFLAVRAIPGIEDGSSSSYARTLRLAHGDARFRVEYDADAPGRPIRLSIGAVDLRDLASLLSRVRRLLDLDADPVAIDGALGADPRLAASVAAVPGMRMPGAVDPQELLIRAMIGQQITVAAARTALVQLSACGIASLVPADGLDRIFPTAAEIADGGFQLLRGPQRRIDSLRGAAAAMAAGELDFGYGDDLAGLQAKLLPLPGVGPWTVGYVAMRILGAPDVFLANDAAVRNGIRSLAQATAPDSIAPDSLPPVPLSPDPLSPDFRELSPWRSYATMHLWRAAAAAQSAARTRTARTRTTAPKKVTQ, encoded by the coding sequence ATGGACTTCTGGCAGCGCTACCGGGCGATCGACGCCCGGGACACCCGTTTCGACGGGCAGTTCTACACCGCTGTCCGGACCACCGGCATCTATTGCCGGCCCTCGTGCCCCGCACGGACGCCCAAGGCGGACAACGTCACGTTTTACGAGACTTCCGCTGCCGCGCACGACGCCGGCTACCGGGCCTGCAAGCGCTGCCTGCCCGAGGCGGTCCCCGGTACGCCGGCGTGGAACCTGCGCTCGGACATCGCGGGCCGGGCCATGCGGCTGATCAACGACGGCGTGATCAACCGGGACGGTGTCGAGGGGCTGGCATCCCGGCTGGGCTACTCTTCGCGCCAGCTCAACAGGATCCTCAGTCACGAACTCGGCGCCGGCCCGCTGTCCCTGGCCCGAGCCAGCCGCGCCCAGACCGCCCGCACCCTGCTGGTCTCCACCCCGATGAAGGCCGCCGACATCGCCTTCGCCGCCGGGTTCAGCAGCGTGCGCCAGTTCAACGAGACCATCGCCGAAGTCTTCGCCATGACCCCCTCGGAGCTGCGGGCCACGGCCCGGCACCAGCACGCCCCGGCCCGGACCACGGTGTCCTCCACGGCCCTGACGCTGAACCTGCCCTACCGGGAGCCTTTTGATCCGGGCGTCTTTGAGTTCCTCGCCGTACGTGCCATTCCCGGGATCGAGGACGGTTCGTCGTCCTCCTACGCCCGGACGCTGCGGCTTGCCCACGGGGACGCCCGCTTCCGGGTGGAGTACGACGCCGACGCTCCCGGGCGCCCCATCAGGCTCAGCATCGGGGCCGTGGACCTGCGGGACCTGGCCTCGCTGCTCAGCCGGGTCCGCCGCCTGCTGGACCTCGACGCCGACCCCGTCGCCATCGACGGAGCGCTGGGGGCCGATCCGCGCCTGGCCGCCAGTGTCGCGGCCGTGCCGGGCATGCGGATGCCCGGCGCCGTCGATCCGCAGGAACTACTGATCCGCGCCATGATCGGCCAGCAGATCACCGTGGCGGCGGCCAGGACCGCGCTGGTCCAGCTCTCGGCGTGCGGCATCGCGAGTCTGGTCCCTGCGGACGGACTGGACCGGATCTTTCCGACGGCGGCCGAGATCGCGGACGGCGGGTTCCAGCTGCTCCGCGGGCCGCAGCGCCGCATCGATTCCCTCCGCGGCGCCGCAGCGGCGATGGCCGCGGGCGAGCTGGACTTCGGCTACGGCGACGACCTGGCCGGGCTGCAGGCCAAGCTCCTGCCGCTGCCCGGCGTCGGGCCCTGGACCGTGGGGTACGTCGCGATGCGCATACTCGGTGCCCCGGACGTGTTCCTGGCCAACGACGCGGCCGTGCGTAACGGCATCCGTTCGCTCGCCCAGGCGACCGCCCCGGATTCGATCGCGCCCGATTCGTTGCCGCCCGTTCCGCTCTCCCCCGATCCGCTCTCCCCCGATTTCCGGGAGCTGAGCCCCTGGCGTTCCTACGCCACCATGCACCTCTGGCGCGCGGCCGCCGCGGCCCAGTCCGCAGCCCGCACCAGGACCGCACGGACCAGAACAACTGCCCCGAAGAAAGTGACGCAATGA
- a CDS encoding pyridoxal 5'-phosphate synthase: MSESFRQFLRALPDFPEVLPDFDPETAPEDPAELFRQWLAEALAAGVPQPNACSLATADGQGRPSSRMLILKDIDADGWHFATSRESRKGLELGANPNAAMNFFWQQQGRQVRVAGDVVELSAEASAADWQARPGADGSENPAWQLYALRPRELEFWQARHDRRHIRHRYGPR, translated from the coding sequence ATGAGCGAATCGTTCCGCCAGTTCCTGCGTGCCCTGCCCGATTTCCCGGAGGTGCTCCCGGACTTCGACCCGGAGACGGCGCCCGAGGACCCCGCCGAGCTGTTCCGGCAGTGGCTCGCCGAGGCGCTGGCCGCCGGGGTTCCGCAGCCCAACGCCTGCAGCCTGGCCACCGCGGACGGGCAGGGGCGGCCGTCCTCGCGGATGCTGATCCTGAAGGACATCGACGCCGACGGCTGGCACTTCGCGACCTCCCGGGAGTCCCGCAAGGGGCTGGAGCTGGGCGCCAACCCGAATGCGGCGATGAATTTCTTCTGGCAGCAGCAGGGCCGCCAGGTCCGCGTCGCCGGAGACGTGGTGGAGCTCTCCGCGGAGGCCTCCGCCGCCGACTGGCAGGCCCGGCCCGGCGCCGACGGCAGCGAAAATCCAGCCTGGCAGCTCTATGCTCTGCGCCCGAGGGAGCTCGAATTCTGGCAGGCCCGGCACGACCGCCGGCATATCCGGCACCGCTACGGGCCGCGCTGA
- a CDS encoding AAA family ATPase: MHDADLAHERDYVAGLYARLDELRAEKRAQLAQVRRAGAVGTMQNVSERDAFAALYEDRLAQLDAVDDRLVFGRLDLDSGEAQYIGRIGLTTEDLQRLMVDWRAPEAGHFYQATAFDRQGVRRRRHLILQGREVKAIEDDVLDADLLADNDSLQGEGALLAALNSKRTGRMSDIVGTIQSEQDRIIRSSISGALVVQGGPGTGKTAVALHRAAYLLYTHRDRLKTAGVLLVGPSSSFMNYIERVLPSLGETGVVMASLGRLMPGIHAVAEDDADVAAIKGRLDMAEVVANAVANRQRIPAENRILEVDGRKLVLTPRQVRRAREKARATGKPHNEARVSFVKILLRELTEQMTELVEAGSIGNNADRSYLAEDVRSARDVRVALNLCWMPMTPEKLVGELLSKPAILAACTPNLSQAERELLLRPAGSPWTEADVPLLDEAAELLGELDPAAGRGLAQQEHDRARDLANAKQTLVNMETAGVDVLISAEELVDQNQEREGRLTAAERATSDRTWAFGHIVVDEAQELSPMQWRLLVRRCPLKSFTIVGDIAQTSSVAGAKSWQSALAPMFGDRWQLEELTVNYRTPAQIAEAAVRMANAAGLVVSAPKAVRDGRWSPVIDRVEPGTIVDRLLEVLPEELDALDGGLLAVIADGGLLPEATAALRGAYGRRVGTGAGSYEQDIVVISPREAKGLEFDGVVVLEPSAMLNHEHGKVGDLYVAMTRPTQRLRLIAAAGVPAGIEDEGRGPRS; the protein is encoded by the coding sequence ATGCACGACGCTGATTTGGCCCATGAACGCGACTATGTGGCCGGCTTGTACGCCCGGCTGGATGAGCTGCGGGCGGAAAAGCGCGCCCAGCTGGCCCAGGTCCGCCGCGCCGGCGCCGTGGGCACCATGCAGAACGTCTCCGAGCGGGACGCGTTCGCCGCGCTCTACGAGGACCGCCTCGCCCAGCTCGACGCCGTCGACGACCGCCTTGTGTTCGGCCGCCTCGACCTGGACTCCGGCGAAGCCCAGTACATCGGGCGCATTGGCCTGACCACCGAGGACCTGCAGCGGCTCATGGTGGACTGGCGGGCCCCCGAGGCCGGCCACTTCTACCAGGCCACGGCTTTCGACCGGCAGGGCGTACGCCGCCGCCGGCACCTGATCCTGCAGGGCCGCGAGGTCAAGGCGATCGAGGATGACGTGCTGGACGCCGACCTGCTGGCGGACAACGACTCCCTGCAGGGCGAGGGCGCACTGCTCGCCGCGCTGAACTCCAAGCGCACCGGCCGGATGTCGGACATCGTCGGGACCATCCAGTCCGAGCAGGACCGGATCATCCGCTCCTCGATCTCCGGCGCCCTGGTGGTGCAGGGCGGCCCCGGCACGGGCAAGACCGCCGTCGCGCTGCACCGTGCCGCGTACCTGCTCTACACCCACCGGGACCGGCTCAAGACTGCCGGCGTACTGCTGGTGGGCCCGTCGTCGTCGTTTATGAACTACATCGAACGGGTGCTGCCGTCCCTAGGCGAGACCGGCGTTGTGATGGCCAGCCTGGGCCGGCTGATGCCGGGCATTCACGCCGTCGCCGAGGACGACGCCGATGTCGCGGCGATCAAGGGCCGGCTCGACATGGCCGAGGTGGTGGCCAACGCCGTCGCCAACCGGCAGCGGATCCCGGCCGAAAACCGCATCCTCGAGGTGGACGGGCGCAAACTGGTGCTGACGCCGCGCCAGGTGCGCCGTGCCCGGGAAAAGGCCCGCGCCACCGGCAAGCCGCACAACGAGGCCCGGGTCTCCTTCGTCAAGATCCTGCTGCGGGAACTGACCGAGCAGATGACCGAGCTGGTCGAGGCCGGCAGCATCGGCAACAACGCCGACCGCTCCTACCTCGCCGAGGACGTCCGCTCGGCGCGGGACGTCCGCGTGGCCCTGAACCTGTGCTGGATGCCGATGACACCGGAAAAGCTCGTCGGGGAACTGCTGAGCAAGCCCGCCATCCTGGCAGCCTGCACCCCGAACCTCAGCCAGGCCGAGCGCGAGCTGTTGCTGCGGCCCGCCGGTTCGCCCTGGACCGAGGCCGATGTGCCGCTGCTGGACGAGGCCGCGGAACTTCTTGGTGAACTGGACCCGGCCGCCGGCCGCGGCCTGGCCCAGCAGGAGCACGACCGTGCCCGCGACCTCGCCAACGCCAAGCAGACGCTGGTCAACATGGAAACTGCCGGGGTGGATGTGCTGATCTCGGCCGAGGAACTGGTGGACCAGAACCAGGAGCGCGAGGGCCGGCTGACCGCGGCCGAGCGCGCCACGAGCGACCGCACCTGGGCATTCGGGCACATTGTGGTGGACGAGGCGCAGGAGCTCTCGCCCATGCAGTGGCGCCTGCTGGTGCGCCGCTGCCCGTTGAAGTCCTTCACGATCGTCGGCGACATCGCCCAGACGAGCTCAGTGGCCGGAGCCAAGTCCTGGCAGAGCGCCCTGGCCCCGATGTTCGGGGACCGCTGGCAGCTTGAGGAACTCACCGTCAACTACCGCACCCCGGCCCAGATCGCCGAAGCGGCGGTCCGGATGGCCAACGCCGCCGGACTCGTCGTCTCCGCCCCGAAGGCCGTCCGCGACGGCCGCTGGTCACCGGTGATCGACCGGGTCGAGCCGGGCACCATCGTCGACCGGCTCCTGGAGGTCCTCCCCGAGGAGCTGGACGCGCTCGACGGCGGCCTGTTGGCGGTCATTGCCGACGGCGGGCTCCTGCCGGAGGCCACCGCCGCGCTGCGCGGCGCCTACGGCCGCCGCGTTGGTACCGGGGCGGGCAGCTACGAGCAGGACATTGTGGTGATCAGCCCCCGCGAGGCCAAGGGACTGGAGTTCGACGGCGTTGTGGTGCTGGAACCGTCCGCCATGCTCAACCACGAGCACGGCAAGGTGGGGGATCTGTACGTGGCGATGACCCGGCCCACCCAGCGCCTGCGCCTGATCGCCGCCGCCGGCGTGCCGGCCGGCATCGAAGACGAAGGCCGCGGTCCGCGCAGCTAG
- a CDS encoding maleylpyruvate isomerase family mycothiol-dependent enzyme, with the protein MTSITAENLLDELRRAADVVTGIAAKLREEDVPAASELPGWTRGHVLAHLAGIADAMARQVEYAARGESIELYDGGFEGRTRAIELSARHSLDQHRADLAAALDRALAAFGGLDAAGWREPISYRGGVVFDGGLALWRELTIHATDLGTGRGPETWSRPFCEHLFEFLAARVPEGERFVLQPLGLPSVALGAAGGRSTVINGMLTDIAAWLAGRTPTLGSLRATAAADGVELPALLPWPAGVPVTK; encoded by the coding sequence ATGACTTCAATCACCGCTGAAAACCTGCTGGACGAACTCCGCCGCGCCGCCGACGTCGTGACCGGAATCGCCGCGAAACTGCGCGAAGAAGACGTCCCGGCCGCCTCGGAGCTCCCGGGCTGGACCCGGGGACACGTCCTGGCCCACCTCGCTGGAATTGCCGACGCAATGGCCCGTCAGGTCGAATACGCGGCCCGCGGCGAAAGCATCGAACTGTACGACGGCGGCTTCGAGGGACGCACCCGCGCCATCGAACTGAGCGCCCGGCACAGCCTTGACCAGCACCGGGCCGACCTCGCGGCCGCCCTGGACCGGGCACTGGCTGCCTTTGGCGGGCTGGACGCGGCAGGCTGGCGCGAACCGATCAGCTACCGCGGCGGCGTGGTGTTCGACGGCGGCCTGGCCCTCTGGCGCGAACTCACCATCCACGCTACGGACCTCGGCACGGGCCGCGGTCCGGAAACCTGGAGCCGGCCGTTCTGCGAGCACCTCTTTGAATTCCTCGCCGCCCGAGTGCCCGAGGGGGAGAGGTTCGTGCTTCAGCCGCTCGGCCTGCCCTCCGTCGCGCTCGGCGCCGCGGGCGGGCGCTCGACCGTGATCAACGGCATGCTCACCGACATCGCGGCGTGGCTCGCCGGGCGCACCCCCACCTTGGGCAGCCTGCGCGCTACGGCCGCAGCCGACGGCGTTGAGCTGCCCGCGCTGCTGCCCTGGCCCGCGGGCGTCCCCGTCACCAAGTAG
- a CDS encoding adenine phosphoribosyltransferase, producing MPVQELIASLCATVPDYPKPGIVFKDLTPVFADGGALKAMVDALVEPFRGQFDAVAGVEARGFLLAAAAAYATGTGVVTVRKTGKLPREVISEDYSLEYGTATLELHSADLVPGTRVLILDDVLATGGTLGAAARLFERCGVEVAGVGVVMELAELNGRAALAGHRIHSLLGL from the coding sequence GTGCCGGTGCAGGAGCTGATTGCCAGCCTCTGTGCCACCGTCCCGGACTATCCCAAGCCCGGCATCGTCTTCAAGGACCTGACCCCGGTCTTCGCCGACGGCGGCGCGCTCAAGGCCATGGTCGACGCGCTGGTTGAACCCTTCCGCGGGCAGTTCGACGCCGTCGCCGGCGTGGAGGCCCGCGGCTTCCTGCTCGCCGCGGCCGCGGCCTACGCGACCGGGACCGGCGTCGTCACCGTCCGCAAGACCGGCAAGCTGCCCCGCGAAGTCATCTCCGAGGACTACTCACTGGAGTACGGCACCGCCACCCTGGAGCTGCACAGCGCGGATCTCGTGCCGGGCACCCGGGTGCTGATCCTCGACGACGTCCTCGCCACCGGCGGCACCCTGGGCGCGGCCGCCCGCCTCTTCGAACGCTGCGGCGTCGAGGTAGCCGGCGTCGGTGTGGTGATGGAACTCGCCGAGCTGAACGGGCGGGCCGCCCTCGCCGGACACCGCATCCACTCCCTGCTGGGCCTGTAG